In Tachysurus vachellii isolate PV-2020 chromosome 10, HZAU_Pvac_v1, whole genome shotgun sequence, the following proteins share a genomic window:
- the ccdc170 gene encoding coiled-coil domain-containing protein 170: MEDSVMQQHLHHYKHATESAREELAALQAKYQSLHSQLLDCRSKLSSQETTVKDLREATDRHKETEARQTSLITSLRERIHNTEQEMISIVSSKNITDIKLQALTKENVELKEKLLQMETQSKEYLKEWNNTKKEAAELQRKCEEFLSRLASKLSVDLAGNDNPMETVVSLVDLCCKERDRQKTQICSLEESVKSHEVESKASRETVRRLVADVDHEQKASAVRASDLNSVRQELNCILDEKQGLELDNKSLRNKLQESERALVAAREECSSYEKRTQDLEQRLARRQNDAQALQMRMESFFKEVQNLLGNEHVISLPKEEHVLERLREVCRREKSSTESVTGMEARLAAVLQELGRQSELHRAAMQREQQLQNKMQTLESELFTAGVSKDEQSHEKQQYLQFLEHLSEKMKIEHITTDLGFDMRLEAILTRAEQLTRQEGIALVETKSLVYSLQKKFKEQKQHLESKNLHMDLLRRKVAQLDEEKRSRSALAVERDDATLQSRKLQKKVERLQAELNAMRLSTTDLKAQLSHTNELKIRVMEQNKTIEDQTKSMEKLEKNKVKVEKKLSTVKTELQNQEYRARDELQQAQKLLHSQASAMAELAHREKKLLDFCTVIAQMLGVTMPASIPSCEVIKRLEVLIHSGHHFPLANQCVVPHYQHHMALVPDASACSIITAGTPGSEVPVQPLLPTTTTT, translated from the exons ATGGAAGATTCAGTAATGCAGCAGCACCTGCACCACTACAAACATGCCACAGAGTCTGCTAGAGAGGAGCTAGCAGCACTCCAGGCTAAATATCAAAGTCTACACTCACAG TTGCTGGATTGTCGGTCCAAGCTTTCATCTCAGGAGACTACTGTGAAAGACTTGAGAGAGGCAACTGACAGGCACAAGGAGACAGAAGCCAGACAGACATCTCTTATCACTTCCCTCAGGGAGCGTATTCACAACACAGAACAAGAAATGATCTCCATTGTCTCCTCTAAAAACATCACAGATATCAAATTACAAGCACTTACCAAAGAGAATGTAGAGTTGAAGgaaaaattattacaaatggAGACTCAGTCCAA GGAATATCTGAAAGAGtggaacaatacaaaaaaagaagcTGCTGAATTGCAGAGGAAATGTGAGGAATTTTTATCCAGACTAGCCAGCAAGCTTTCTGTTGATTTAGCTGGGAATGATAACCCTATGGAGACAGTTGTCTCTTTG GTGGACCTGTGCtgcaaagagagagatagacagaagaCTCAGATATGTAGCCTAGAGGAGAGTGTGAAATCCCATGAGGTGGAGAGTAAAGCCAGCAGGGAAACAGTTCGAAGACTAGTGGCTGATGTGGACCATGAACAGAAAGCCTCAGCTGTCAGAGCAAGTGACCTGAACTCTGTTAGACAG GAACTTAATTGCATACTGGATGAGAAACAGGGCTTGGAATTAGACAATAAGAGCCTGAGAAACAAGCTGCAGGAAAGTGAACGTGCCCTTGTTGCTGCTAGGGAGGAGTGTAGCTCTTATGAGAAGCGCACTCAGGATCTGGAGCAAAGACTCGCAAGAAGACAAAATGATGCACAGGCACTACAAATGCGCATGGAGTCCTTTTTCAAAGAAGTGCAAAATCTGCTTGGAAATGAGCATGTCATTTCTCTGCCTAAAGAAGAACATGTTCTGGAGAGGCTTAGAGAAGTCTGcaggagagagaagagcagcACTGAG TCTGTTACTGGGATGGAGGCCAGACTGGCTGCAGTGTTACAGGAACTTGGCAGGCAGTCAGAGCTGCACAGAGCAGCGATGCAGAGGGAGCAGCAGCTCCAGAACAAAATGCAAACACTGGAGTCAGAGCTGTTCACCGCAGGAGTGAGCAAAGATGAGCAGAGTCATGAAAAACAACAA TATTTGCAGTTTCTGGAGCATCtttcagagaaaatgaaaattgaGCACATAACCACAGATCTGGGATTTGACATGCGACTTGAGGCTATACTGACACGTGCAGAACAGCTGACTAGACAGGAGGGAATTGCTTTAGTGGAAACAAAGAGTCTGGTTTACAGTCTTCAGAAAAAG TTCAAGGAGCAGAAGCAGCATTTAGAGAGTAAGAACCTACACATGGATCTGCTGCGGAGGAAAGTGGCCCAGCtggatgaagagaagagaagtcgTTCTGCTCTGGCTGTGGAAAGGGATGATGCTACACTGCAAAGCAGGAAACTGCAGAAGAAAGTGGAGCGGCTACAGGCTGAGCTTAATGCCATGCGGCTCTCCACCACTGACCTGAAGGCTCAGCTCTCTCACACCAATGAACTCAAG ATCAGAGTGATGGAACAGAACAAAACCATTGAAGATCAGACTAAGAGTATGGAAAAACTGGAGAAGAACAAGGTGAAAGTGGAGAAGAAACTTTCAACAGTGAAGACAGAGCTCCAGAATCAGGAGTACAGAGCCAGGGATGAACTACAGCAAGCACAGAAGCTGCTCCATAGCCAAGCCAGTGCCATGGCAGAGCTCGCCCACAGGGAGAAGAAG ctGCTGGATTTCTGTACTGTCATTGCTCAGATGTTAGGGGTAACAATGCCAGCCTCCATTCCCAGTTGTGAGGTTATCAAGAGGCTGGAGGTTCTTATTCATTCAGGTCATCACTTCCCCCTGGCCAACCAATGTGTAGTTCCACATTATCAGCACCACATGGCGCTGGTCCCAGATGCCTCTGCATGCTCTATTATTACAGCAGGCACTCCAGGGTCTGAAGTACCAGTGCAGCCTCTATTGCCCACTACAACTACAACCTGA
- the akap12a gene encoding A-kinase anchor protein 12 codes for MGATLSEQRDSKCEEDEEPHSGQDEVLKDSAGNELLQKNGKLSSQNEKTESQTDEMNSQTDERDLVDVGSGFVTLKEDASDMTDSIQDDVSDYMSKKMNNADDSEIVKEENESNNKVKDTEIGFKKIFRLGGFKLTLKKDKVEKIDTDEPIESEQDRNAASPSEESWDTTDVNAVSTNEQEEEEINNERIRGDANAKESPETQFNEPREETTPEKGLMVDVPQCPKSEEPMSPVKRFFSQGILASLRKKKKEEGDPKENENKLKSLNKMVEKETTKEDTTCTCLDVSNGKIVEDKDVQLYKKDESKHAAEGDIMNSLEQDKVQESPFRRIFRKLSTRRQSETKPGDTNSLDPEENSSENPQLSTELFKSQKEQETKVVETQPVDEMMDMSHEESKKKSESAVSWENLICVRSAKTRSRKTSDSEDETQDKGEVPRRTIESPFESSTEGDYLTSSNEQGASPVEDDSGSTWKSFKKLVTPKRRSRMEESGSFDQMLSDTDISKDESSCSLRKLISGRKKIKSDGQQEIISSDEGSKGTGTDIEDDETPGVVPLCEYEIAEPKMLKVTTDEMKRESKKEKEMQPIIEEVKSTQMQPLNNVKPLSFDSGLSDVPIPTEYMEELTEFLSKHQQLSDIPEEGIIEESVATPLSFIEWTTQYDTLADDIVDMTADAVTAPEHVSEYTEDDTSEMVSAVSQLSESPKTSGNVTPLSRDMRYISHHMRESDTIFQDVVESINMVPSILSTTTQDKVPEAQGVSVSQFIVESTTTTETKVLVTHKKEEATSICIGIVCKEIRAAEVVSSLPLIEGISEITHAVPIEFVCGDLAEESKVAGIANDNVNEAEINEIKTMLHEVLLLDEQSTILAETARKSKQQFIMVETVQEELSLMLQMEDVEHDSTKTLNGIHECTPVHAAVYCGSQLLEEQIILQNMNTPETEGPIHPALEEPVYEKLTKNTCIPFEVKNVHRIPDVVSSAADVEQYVQVTEVTKPVLHSVVTSESDPALNQTSSITDAGVLVSDVKCLETTAPFSSFIPISDSIKREMDLESEAQMKNDPSQHFVDSLTIQMNNTVLQTENKNAETVPVLSTATCSANSFKNIEIIEEVEKVKQKIEPTAEMIEEIGDENVIYNYEAENLSEIIDKPTEEKEGKESEWNTLVRESSLPVATTNEECAVKDRSEFFLGLKKEHTEADTLPIEVYKRKQAAGDEIDMLTLNPAETGEVTKKPPAISEQTGVDEENPDYGLKLPATDKMITDEQTTAVAPYVSAKLEAVKRSCVVDEPEKLLASGQEYNETANPEITIELETVEFTSSPVETFPEDKTQLDPDEPQREVLLSKQEQYKATESSHAPYEENNEAGEAMVRMTVSVSTFMYEEDTRVECTEQPAAILQCFNEINRVSLLDQSVMSDIHLAEKLEDNETAKPEVNAEIITEHQEAGETLKMSLKFEPRLNTEQPQKEFLFLKQEESQAPESSHEPYDENNQLIGAAEISKITSSIIYVEETGVECKISDQPVNAGQGVDGEAVKTMEHVSKILPNDEAESCVISETEGSEHVMEVIKATSEVSVEVVTEHEVKMTVDFEENIVSPDAIQKDVSEIDMENAADAEKNTGLTAELKLNMETPTINSEGQTVLTSQQVAESSIVTENKNKPEVLTHEMNELDAETLKVAESKADIIIVSETPVVASPVDTPLVISTEKAVNIEALALTSVINKLQSDLKSVTEPEISTGTKQHGTPTVVSEIQTVTGLSLAQTAALSPILKEVSEKEDVNINRPVIVEVTEPKLKMFMVTDTISHTSTEDPALDVKTMEILALETDTLVRTCVEKDGEAQGSVKTSIKEDADIDSLVLTSRVSKAQLKTLVELRAADIPVSQKPTDGQLIQEPEMLMVAQKIKETILETPDAVDVTALKIPVEQGQREEVTKQIVKGAVLSSAKPEFEITSLKKDIVLFVPTLIEEQTAASFVKLPTASEASVVETPTLDPAEVQRPTVISVIETLPVTRAVKEVEMQVTGPEVKERHRDAQAALNIEVKHQPLTKVNVTGLIEQVPEDVGNTANPKEDSKSSEERSGRLKEVSVPIIKIVESLPGVDDDIWEDANEDVRDDQCSSTKASDSL; via the exons CTGCTTCAGAAAAATGGAAAGCTCTCAAGCCAGAATGAAAAAACTGAAAGCCAGACTGATGAGATGAATAGTCAGACTGATGAGAGAGACCTTGTAGATG TGGGATCTGGATTTGTGACACTGAAAGAAGATGCTTCTGATATGACCGACAGTATTCAAGATGATGTCTCTGACTACATGagcaagaaaatgaataatGCAGATGATAGTGAAATAGTGAAAGAGGAAAATGAGTCCAACAACAAAGTAAAGGACACTGAAATTGGCTTCAAAAAAATCTTCAGATTAGGTGGATTTAAATtgactttaaaaaaagacaaggttGAAAAGATTGATACAGATGAGCCAATAGAAAGCGAGCAGGACAGAAATGCTGCAAGTCCATCAGAGGAATCTTGGGACACTACAGATGTGAATGCTGTCAgtacaaatgagcaggaagaagaagagataaataatgaaagaatTAGAGGTGATGCAAATGCAAAAGAGTCTCCTGAGACACAGTTTAATGAACCTAGGGAAGAAACCACTCCTGAAAAAGGACTGATGGTAGATGTTCCTCAATGCCCCAAATCTGAGGAACCCATGTCCCCAGTTAAGCGATTTTTCTCACAAGGAATTTTGGCTAgtttgagaaaaaagaaaaaagaagaaggtgACCCAAAAGAGAATGAAAACAAACTCAAAAGTTTGAACAAAATGGTTGAAAAAGAAACTACAAAAGAAGACACTACATGTACATGTCTTGATGTCTCTAATGGTAAAATTGTTGAAGATAAAGATGTACAGCTATATAAGAAAGATGAGAGCAAACATGCAGCTGAAGGAGACATAATGAATTCTCTGGAACAAGATAAAGTGCAAGAAAGTCCATTCAGGAGGATTTTTAGGAAACTGTCCACAAGAAGACAGAGCGAAACAAAACCTGGTGACACAAACTCACTTGACCCTGAAGAAAATAGCAGTGAAAATCCTCAATTATCCACAGAATTATTTAAGTCCCAGAAGGAGCAAGAAACAAAGGTTGTTGAAACACAGCCTGTGGATGAGATGATGGACATGAGCCATGAagagtcaaaaaaaaagtcagaatcaGCTGTTTCCTGGGAAAATCTGATATGTGTCAGGTCTGCCAAGACAAGGTCCAGGAAAACATCTGACTCTGAGGATGAAACACAAGATAAAGGAGAGGTGCCCAGAAGAACAATTGAATCTCCATTTGAAAGTTCTACCGAAGGTGATTATCTTACATCGTCCAATGAACAAGGTGCTAGTCCCGTAGAAGACGACAGTGGATCCACGTGGAAGTCTTTTAAAAAGCTTGTAACTCCAAAGAGGAGGAGCAGAATGGAAGAAAGTGGTTCATTTGATCAAATGCTGTCAGACACTGACATTAGTAAAGATGAGTCTTCATGTTCCTTGCGGAAACTTATTTCAGGgcgtaaaaaaattaaatctgatGGGCAGCAAGAAATCATATCATCTGATGAAGGCAGTAAAGGCACAGGAACAGACATTGAGGATGATGAAACACCAGGGGTTGTACCACTGTGTGAATATGAAATAGCTGAACCTAAAATGTTGAAAGTGACGACTgatgaaatgaaaagagaaagtaaaaaagagaaagagatgcaACCCATTATTGAAGAGGTCAAGTCTACACAAATGCAGcctttaaataatgttaaaccTTTAAGCTTTGATTCTGGCTTATCAGATGTACCAATTCCCACAGAGTATATGGAAGAATTAACAGAATTCTTAAGCAAACATCAGCAACTCAGTGACATACCAGAGGAAGGAATCATTGAGGAAAGTGTTGCAACTCCATTATCCTTTATTGAATGGACAACTCAGTATGACACCTTAGCTGATGATATAGTAGATATGACAGCTGATGCAGTCACAGCTCCCGAACATGTATCTGAATACACTGAGGATGACACTTCTGAAATGGTGTCTGCAGTTTCCCAACTATCAGAGTCACCCAAAACATCAGGAAATGTAACACCACTATCAAGAGATATGAGATATATATCTCACCATATGAGAGAATCTGACACAATCTTTCAGGATGTTGTGGAGTCCATTAACATGGTTCCAAGTATTCTGTCCACCACCACACAAGACAAAGTTCCTGAGGCTCAGGGAGTGTCAGTCTCTCAATTTATTGTAGAGTCAACTACAACAACGGAAACAAAAGTGTTAGTAACCCATAAAAAAGAGGAAGCAACCTCCATCTGCATAGGCATTGTTTGTAAGGAAATTAGAGCTGCTGAAGTTGTTAGTTCTCTGCCCTTAATTGAAGGCATATCAGAAATCACTCATGCAGTACCAATAGAATTTGTCTGTGGGGATTTGGCAGAAGAATCTAAAGTAGCAGGAATAGCAAATGACAATGTCAATGAAGCTGAAATCAATGAAATCAAAACAATGTTACATGAAGTACTTTTACTTGATGAGCAAAGCACAATTCTTGCTGAAACTGCGAGAAAATCAAAGCAACAATTTATAATGGTCGAAACTGTTCAGGAAGAACTTTCTCTTATGTTACAGATGGAAGATGTGGAACATGAttcaacaaaaacattaaatggaATTCATGAATGCACACCAGTCCATGCTGCGGTGTACTGTGGAAGTCAGCTTCTTGAGGAGCAGATTATTTTACAGAATATGAACACGCCTGAAACTGAGGGCCCAATACATCCAGCTTTAGAAGAACCAGTATATGAAAAGCTGACAAAGAACACTTGCATCCCTTTTGAAGTTAAAAATGTTCACAGAATTCCAGATGTTGTATCATCAGCTGCTGATGTTGAGCAATATGTTCAAGTCACTGAAGTAACTAAACCTGTGTTGCACAGTGTTGTAACCTCAGAGTCAGACCCTGCTCTGAATCAAACCTCATCAATTACAGATGCTGGAGTTCTTGTATCAGATGTGAAATGTTTAGAGACTACAGCGCCATTTAGCAGTTTTATCCCCATATCAGATTCTATCAAGAGAGAAATGGATTTGGAGAGTGAAGCGCAAATGAAAAATGACCCTTCACAACATTTTGTAGATAGTCTTACAATCCAAATGAACAATACTGTGttacaaacagaaaataaaaatgctgagaCAGTTCCTGTACTTAGCACCGCAACATGTTCAGCAAATAGCTTTAAAAATATAGAGATTATTGAAGAAGtggaaaaagtaaaacaaaagataGAACCTACAGCAGAGATGATTGAGGAAATTGGTGATGAAAATGTTATTTACAATTATGAAGCAGAGAACCTTTCAGAAATCATAGATAAAccaacagaagaaaaagaaggtaaAGAAAGTGAATGGAACACACTTGTCAGGGAAAGTTCCTTACCTGTAGCAACTACCAATGAAGAATGTGCAGTTAAAGATAGGTCAGAATTTTTTCTGGGTCTAAAAAAAGAACATACAGAAGCAGACACACTTCCTATAGAAGTCTACAAGAGAAAACAAGCTGCAGGTGATGAAATAGACATGCTCACACTTAATCCAGCTGAAACAGGTGAGGTGACCAAGAAGCCACCTGCCATCTCTGAGCAAACAGGAGTCGATGAAGAAAATCCAGATTATGGACTCAAACTGCCAGCCACAGACAAAATGATCACAGATGAACAAACTACAGCTGTAGCTCCATATGTTTCAGCAAAATTGGAGGCTGTTAAAAGATCATGTGTGGTTGATGAACCAGAAAAATTATTAGCAAGTGGGCAAGAATATAATGAAACAGCAAATCCTGAAATTACTATAGAACTAGAAACTGTAGAGTTTACTAGTTCTCCAGTTGAGACATTCCCTGAAGATAAGACTCAACTTGACCCAGATGAGCCACAAAGAGAAGTTTTACTCTCAAAACAAGAACAATATAAAGCAACTGAGTCAAGTCATGCACCTTATGAGGAAAATAATGAAGCAGGTGAAGCTATGGTTAGAATGACTGTAAGCGTCTCAACCTTTATGTATGAAGAAGATACAAGAGTAGAGTGTACTGAACAACCAGCGGCAATTCTGCaatgttttaatgaaataaatagagTCAGTTTGCTGGACCAATCTGTAATGTCTGACATACATTTAGCAGAGAAGCTAGAGGATAATGAAACAGCAAAGCCTGAAGTTAATGCAGAAATCATTACAGAACACCAAGAGGCTGGAGAGACACTTAAGATGTCCCTGAAATTTGAGCCTCGACTCAACACTGAACAGCCACAGAAAgaatttttattcttaaaacaagaagagagtCAAGCACCCGAGTCAAGTCATGAACCTTATGAcgaaaataatcaattaattgGTGCTGcagaaataagcaaaatcacTTCTTCAATTATATATGTAGAAGAAACAGGAGTAGAATGTAAAATATCTGACCAACCTGTAAATGCCGGACAGGGTGTAGATGGAGAAGCAGTAAAAACAATGGAGCATGTAAGTAAAATACTTCCTAATGATGAAGCTGAATCCTGTGTCATCTCTGAAACTGAAGGGTCTGAGCATGTAATGGAGGTAATAAAAGCTACTTCTGAAGTATCTGTTGAAGTTGTAACTGAACATGAGGTTAAAATGACAGTGGACTTTGAAGAGAACATTGTCTCTCCAGATGCGATTCAAAAAGATGTATCTGAAATTGACATGGAAAATGCAGCAGATGCTGAAAAGAACACAGGATTAACAGCAGAATTGAAACTGAACATGGAAACACCCACAATCAACTCTGAAGGACAAACAGTACTCACATCTCAGCAGGTGGCAGAATCATCAATCGTGAccgaaaataaaaataagcctGAGGTGCTGACAcatgaaatgaatgaacttgATGCAGAGACACTGAAGGTGGCAGAATCAAAGGCAGATATAATTATTGTATCAGAGACGCCTGTTGTGGCCTCACCAGTGGACACGCCGTTGGTCATATCGACAGAAAAGGCTGTTAATATAGAAGCTCTTGCTTTGACTTCAGTAATAAACAAATTACAGTCAGATTTAAAATCAGTCACTGAACCAGAGATTTCTACAGGAACCAAACAACACGGAACTCCCACTGTAGTGTCAGAAATACAAACCGTGACAGGATTATCTTTAGCACAAACAGCAGCACTTTCACCAATATTAAAGGAGGTTTCAGAAAAAGAGGATGTAAACATCAACAGACCAGTTATAGTTGAGGTGACGGAgccaaaattaaaaatgtttatggtAACAGacacaatatcacacacatcaacagaAGACCCGGCACTTGATGTAAAAACAATGGAGATTTTAGCTCTTGAAACAGACACCTTAGTGAGAACATGTGTGGAAAAGGATGGTGAAGCACAGGGCTCTGTCAAGACGTCAATAAAAGAAGATGCAGATATAGACTCTTTAGTTTTGACCAGCAGAGTCAGTAAAGCACAGCTAAAAACGCTAGTGGAGCTAAGAGCAGCAGACATCCCAGTGAGTCAAAAGCCAACTGATGGCCAGTTGATCCAGGAACCAGAAATGTTAATGGTGGcacaaaaaataaaggaaacaatACTTGAGACACCAGATGCAGTTGATGTTACTGCATTAAAGATACCTGTGGAACAAGGTCAAAGAGAAGAAGTGACCAAACAAATCGTAAAAGGAGCAGTTCTGTCATCAGCAAAACCAGAGTTTGAAATTACATCATTGAAGAAAGACATAGTTTTATTTGTTCCTACCTTAATAGAAGAACAAACAGCAGCTTCTTTTGTAAAACTACCAACAGCATCAGAGGCCTCAGTGGTTGAAACACCAACATTGGATCCAGCAGAAGTCCAAAGGCCAACTGTTATCTCTGTGATAGAAACACTACCAGTTACCAGAGCAGTAAAGGAAGTGGAAATGCAAGTCACTGGACCAGAGGTTAAGGAAAGACACAGAGATGCACAAGCTGCACTTAACATTGAAGTGAAACACCAACCACTGACTAAAGTAAACGTAACAGGATTAATTGAACAGGTACCTGAGGATGTAGGAAATACAGCAAACCCCAAAGAGGATTCTAAAAGCTCTGAAGAAAGGAGTGGAAGATTAAAAGAGGTTTCTGTCCCCATCATAAAGATAGTTGAATCCCTGCCAGGAGTAGATGATGATATCTGGGAGGATGCTAATGAAGATGTCAGAGATGATCAGTGTTCAAGTACTAAAGCAAGTGACAGTTTGTAA
- the rmnd1 gene encoding required for meiotic nuclear division protein 1 homolog, with product MLARSVTALTWRTLFQPLERTLYSTLVPVTARWQKWEKCPGCRFKCCPQNVLSCSSSTHKLNTNCKSNHTITFSDAWAYGLQKGTLDRLVFTPKHGMNHTTWNKHRTFQSATGTTKSVLKQAGMPGKKTLKGPRTKQPSRANLPAPEEDMMQCVAYATAEQYHLPTLCHDLRANGFFEIMDLPRDASNVLAIGTEIASKPDDTAMMFFFREGSVVFWNVDDKTIKKVMRILEQHEIQPYEVALVHWENEEINYSIEEGSTKLHRGNFIFNSDMDYEQVLLEKFAFSNALSLSVKLAIWEISLDNFVESIQPIPETLKSGKSVKLSRAEVLQKIGELFALRHCINLSSDLLITPDFYWDREDLEQLYDKTCQFLSINRRVKVVNEKLQHCTELTDLMRNHLSEKHSLRLEWMIVILITIEVMFELARVVF from the exons ATGCTAGCTAGGTCTGTGACAGCTTTGACATGGCGGACACTGTTCCAGCCATTGGAGAGGACTCTTTACTCCACATTAGTCCCTGTAACAGCACGATGGCAGAAATGGGAGAAATGTCCTGGTTGTAGGTTCAAGTGCTGTCCACAAAATGTGCTGTCCTGCAGCAGCTCAACACACAAACTTAACACAAACTGTAAGAGCAATCACACCATCACATTTAGTGATGCCTGGGCGTATGGACTGCAGAAAGGAACCTTGGACAGACTTGTTTTTACCCCAAAACATGGCATGAATCACACAACATGGAATAAACATAGAACATTTCAATCCGCCACTGGAACCACCAAATCTGTGCTGAAGCAAGCAGGTATGCCTGGCAAAAAGACATTAAAGGGACCAAGGACGAAACAGCCATCCAGAGCCAATCTGCCTGCACCAGAAGAG GATATGATGCAATGTGTTGCCTATGCGACTGCTGAACAGTACCACCTACCTACTCTGTGCCACGACCTAAGAGCTAATGGTTTTTTTGAAATAATGGACTTACCCAGAG ATGCATCTAATGTTCTGGCGATTGGAACAGAAATagcatcaaaaccagatgataCTGCTATGATGTTTTTCTTCAG GGAAGGTTCAGTGGTTTTCTGGAATGTTGATGACAAAACT ATAAAGAAAGTGATGCGGATATTGGAGCAACATGAGATTCAGCCCTATGAGGTAGCTCTGGTCCACTGGGAGAATGAAGAGATTAATTACTCTATAGAAGA GGGAAGTACAAAGCTCCACCGGGGAAACTTCATATTTAATAGCGACATGGACTATGAGCAAGTCCTTCTGGAGAAATTTGCATTTTCTAATGCCCTGTCTCTATCAG TTAAGCTGGCGATATGGGAGATCTCTCTGGACAACTTTGTTGAATCTATTCAGCCAATTCCAGAG ACCCTAAAGTCTGGCAAGTCAGTCAAATTGTCCAGGGCAGAGGTCTTGCAGAAAATAGGAGAACTGTTTGCTTTAAG GCACTGCATTAACCTCAGTTCAGATCTTCTCATCACTCCCGATTTCTACTGGGACAGAGAGGACCTGGAGCAACTGTATGACAAGACATGTCAGTTTCTCAGTATCAACCGCAGGGTGAAG GTTGTGAATGAAAAGCTGCAGCACTGCACTGAACTGACAGATCTGATGAGGAATCATCTTAGTGAAAAGCACAGTCTCCGACTGGAGTGGATGATTGTGATCCTGATCACTATCGAG GTGATGTTTGAACTGGCCCGTGTGGTGTTCTGA